The Megalops cyprinoides isolate fMegCyp1 chromosome 10, fMegCyp1.pri, whole genome shotgun sequence genome window below encodes:
- the LOC118784481 gene encoding protachykinin codes for MKLLLSVIILCVSLAEILCEEVGPSEDLNHWTNSIQTQDQWLVSDPLSDVLRRITRKPRPRQFFGLMGKRSSASAQITRKRQKLNSFVGLMGKRSQEVPDMYEWSTIQNYDQQH; via the exons ATGAAATTACTGCTATCTGTCATCATACTTTGTGTCTCTTTAGCTGAAATCTTATGCGAAGAAGTGGGTCCCAGTGAGGATCTAAATCACTGGACAAACAGTATTCAGACACAG GACCAGTGGTTGGTGTCTGATCCGTTATCCGATGTCCTGAGGAGAATCACTAGGAAACCTCGCCCTCGTCAGTTTTTCGGTCTAATGGGAAAGCGTTCGTCTG CAAGTGCACAGATAACTCGCAAAA GGCAAAAACTCAACTCTTTTGTGGGACTGATGGGGAAAAGAAGTCAGGAGGTACCAG ATATGTATGAATGGAGCACAATACAGAACTATGATCAACAGCATTAA
- the LOC118784924 gene encoding uncharacterized protein KIAA0895-like, with product MLESIKVTERLHWPELELSKKYILSPTERHVSLSQAGLQKLSSSVLKDIFTTGTSSYNVLLQTEEERKSPKHSPYKKALKSARCSSTSNGKDCHQSSLSPPALVGPEWGGDAKHIPCVSGSPRLGHSIAVTGNTMGLAPRPRTRPRKLCFSGGVPRTRLPLLAVGGAARDAENSVRKLCILTAIKPSNVEKEKLKFFKSDFTYNPQFEYSNPVSPIVLARHNNASDKFLTQAVRILDLAVQKYGNYEKFEQATGGSLLTKSRIWYHVKKYMEKEGCMGEIVVHLTDDLLSRASMTVVNGRPTLTINISTAREHWLEGMLRHEIGTHYFRGINNNQQPWSSSAGRKKHNLRPLNPTEEGLASIHSVLFRKDPTLWRAALLYYTVYQASRLSFSQLFHSLRRFVKDPSTRWDYCVRAKRGQTDTAQPGCFSKDQVYLDGILKILRHREKIDFLLLTALGKVSYEDIDRLAVLATMEHVRIPHFLQDQARYREQLDKIMEVNQLTDEELQELI from the exons ATGCTTGAATCAATCAAAGTAACCG AGAGGCTCCACTGGCCAGAGCTGGAGTTGTCCAAGAAGTACATTCTGAGTCCCACAGAAAGGCATGTCAGCCTAAGCCAGGCTGGCTTACAGAAGCTGTCATCCAGTGTGCTCAAAGACATCTTTACAACTGGCACCAGTAGCTACAACGTGCTGCTACAGAccgaggaggagaggaagagccCCAAGCACTCACCCTACAAAAAGGCCCTGAAGTCTGCGAGATGCTCATCCACCTCGAACGGAAAGGACTGCCATCAGTCGTCCCTCAGCCCTCCGGCTCTGGTAGGACCCGAGTGGGGTGGGGACGCCAAGCACATCCCCTGTGTCTCGGGCAGCCCCCGGCTGGGCCACAGCATCGCTGTGACGGGCAACACCATGGGCCTGGCGCCTCGTCCACGCACCCGGCCCAGGAAGCTCTGCTTCTCCGGTGGCGTCCCCCGAACCAggctccctctgctggccgTGGGAGGTGCCGCGCGCGATGCGGAGAACTCCGTCAGGAAGCTGTGCATCCTCACCGCCATAAAGCCTTCCAACGTGGAGAAGGAGAAGCTCAAGTTTTTCAAGTCTGACTTCACGTACAACCCGCAGTTTGAGTACAGCAACCCTGTATCCCCGATTGTGCTGGCCCGACACAACAATGCATCTGACAAATTCCTCACACAG GCTGTCCGAATATTGGATCTGGCCGTGCAGAAGTATGGAAATTATGAGAAGTTCGAACAGGCCACTGGAGGAAGCCTCCTTACCAAGAGCCGTATCTGGTATCATGTGAAGAAGTACATGGAGAAGGAGGGTTGCATGGGGGAg ATTGTAGTCCACCTGACAGATGACCTCCTCTCCAGGGCCTCTATGACCGTGGTGAATGGTCGCCCAACCTTGACCATCAACATCTCCACGGCTCGGGAGCACTGGTTGGAGGGTATGCTGAGACATGAGATAG GCACTCATTATTTCCGTGGGATCAACAACAACCAGCAACCGTGGAGCAGCAGCGCCGGGAGGAAGAAGCACAACCTGAGGCCGTTGAACCCAACGGAGGAAGGCCTGGCCAGCATCCACAGCGTGCTGTTCCGCAAGGACCCCACGCTGTGGCGCGCGGCCCTGCTCTACTACACAGTGTACCAGGCCAGCCGCCTGTCCTTCTCCCAGCTCTTCCACAGCCTCCGACGCTTCGTGAAAGATCCCAGCACCCGCTGGGACTACTGCGTCCGTGCCAAAAGGGGACAGACCGACACCGCCCAGCCAG GATGCTTCAGTAAGGATCAGGTTTACCTTGATGGCATCTTGAAGatcctgagacacagagagaagatcGACTTCCTGCTCTTGACTGCACTGGGGAAG GTGTCCTACGAGGATATAGACAGGCTGGCGGTCCTGGCTACTATGGAGCATGTGCGGATCCCCCACTTCCTCCAGGACCAGGCACGCTATAGGGAGCAGCTTGACAAGATCATGGAGGTCAACCAGCTGACTGacgaggagctgcaggagctcatctga